A stretch of the Planctomycetota bacterium genome encodes the following:
- the fusA gene encoding elongation factor G — translation MAARSPSSIRNLLLAGHAGAGKTLLADRLLHAAGAINRMGSIEDGSTVCDWSDEAKKAGHSHASSLCHYERGDTLVNLIDSPGLSDFLGHAIAAMPGAGMVGVVVDGAKGIGTNTRRVMTVAQQRNLPRMLIVNKIDDEQADLEALVETLRATFGAVCVPVNLPTADRGGVIDVLGEGGTGDPLFSGIEDAHTSIVEQVVEVEDDLMTQYLEGGAASLDRKAVHDAFERALREAHLVPICFVSAKTGAGADALLDLIEHQCPSPLETNPRTFEKLDDDGGVAEEFHPESDAARPLLAHIFKVASDPFVGKLGALKVHQGTLKLKDEVYIGDGRKPVRVNTLFKLQGKDHVEVAEAGPGEIVAISKIDEIAFNEVLHASASEHLRLRPLPLPKPMFGLAVTLSNHKDESKFAPAVAKLQAEDPCFVVDRVAATGETVARGLGEMHLRAVLDRLKDQYGIDVETHTPKVAYKETVTAPAEGHHRHKKQSGGAGEFGEVYLRVAPLNGDVDDAGEPPPPFEFENATVGGSIPRQFMPAIEKGVRQALEEGAIAGYPITGVKVEVYDGKHHPVDSKETAFIKAGKKAFVDAVRKAKPALLEPFVEVEVHAPSQYMGDITGDLSTRRGRVQDSAVDGDSCMVRAIAPLGALQNYANELKSMTHGAGSYMMDYSHDERTPPNVQAEVVAAYNPHGDED, via the coding sequence ATGGCCGCACGCAGCCCATCCTCGATCCGCAACCTCCTGCTGGCGGGCCACGCCGGCGCCGGCAAGACGCTGCTGGCCGACCGCCTGCTGCATGCCGCCGGCGCCATCAACCGCATGGGCTCCATCGAGGACGGCTCCACGGTGTGCGACTGGAGCGACGAGGCCAAGAAGGCCGGCCACAGCCACGCCAGCTCGCTCTGCCACTACGAGCGCGGCGACACGCTGGTCAACCTCATCGATTCGCCGGGCCTGAGCGACTTCCTGGGCCATGCCATCGCGGCGATGCCCGGCGCCGGCATGGTCGGCGTCGTCGTGGACGGGGCCAAGGGCATCGGCACCAACACACGCCGCGTCATGACCGTCGCGCAGCAGCGCAACTTGCCGCGCATGCTCATCGTCAACAAGATCGATGACGAGCAGGCCGACCTTGAGGCGCTGGTCGAGACGCTCCGGGCCACCTTCGGCGCCGTGTGCGTGCCCGTGAACCTGCCCACGGCCGACCGCGGCGGCGTCATCGACGTGCTGGGCGAGGGCGGCACGGGCGACCCGCTGTTCAGCGGCATCGAGGATGCGCACACCAGCATCGTCGAGCAGGTGGTCGAGGTCGAGGACGACCTGATGACCCAGTACCTCGAGGGCGGCGCCGCGTCGCTCGATCGCAAGGCGGTGCACGACGCCTTCGAGCGGGCGCTCCGCGAGGCACACCTGGTGCCCATCTGCTTCGTGAGTGCCAAGACGGGCGCCGGGGCCGACGCGCTGCTCGACCTGATCGAGCACCAGTGCCCCAGCCCGCTGGAGACCAACCCCCGCACCTTCGAGAAGCTCGACGACGACGGCGGCGTGGCCGAGGAGTTCCATCCCGAGTCCGATGCCGCCAGGCCGCTGCTCGCGCACATCTTCAAGGTGGCCTCGGACCCCTTCGTGGGCAAACTCGGAGCGCTCAAGGTGCACCAGGGCACCCTGAAGCTCAAGGACGAGGTCTACATCGGCGACGGCCGCAAGCCCGTGCGGGTCAACACGCTGTTCAAGCTGCAGGGCAAGGACCACGTCGAGGTCGCCGAGGCGGGCCCGGGCGAGATCGTGGCGATTAGCAAGATCGACGAGATCGCGTTCAACGAGGTGCTGCACGCCAGCGCCAGCGAGCACCTGCGGCTGCGTCCGCTGCCGCTGCCCAAGCCAATGTTCGGGCTCGCCGTCACGCTGTCGAACCACAAGGACGAGAGCAAGTTCGCGCCGGCGGTCGCCAAGCTGCAGGCCGAGGACCCCTGCTTCGTGGTCGATCGCGTCGCCGCCACGGGCGAGACCGTCGCCCGCGGGCTGGGCGAGATGCACCTCCGCGCCGTCCTCGATCGCCTCAAGGACCAGTACGGCATCGACGTCGAGACCCACACGCCCAAGGTCGCGTACAAGGAGACCGTGACGGCGCCGGCCGAGGGGCACCACCGCCACAAGAAGCAGTCGGGCGGCGCGGGCGAGTTCGGCGAGGTCTACCTCCGCGTGGCGCCCCTCAACGGCGACGTGGACGACGCCGGCGAGCCGCCCCCGCCCTTCGAGTTCGAGAACGCCACCGTTGGCGGCTCGATCCCCCGGCAGTTCATGCCCGCCATCGAGAAGGGCGTCCGCCAGGCCCTCGAGGAGGGCGCCATCGCCGGCTACCCGATCACCGGCGTCAAGGTCGAGGTCTACGACGGCAAGCACCACCCCGTCGACAGCAAGGAGACGGCCTTCATCAAGGCCGGCAAGAAGGCCTTCGTCGACGCCGTCCGCAAGGCCAAGCCCGCGCTGCTCGAGCCCTTCGTCGAGGTCGAGGTCCACGCGCCCTCCCAGTACATGGGCGACATCACGGGCGACCTGTCCACGAGGCGGGGCCGCGTGCAGGACTCGGCCGTCGACGGCGACAGCTGCATGGTGCGGGCCATCGCGCCGCTGGGCGCACTGCAGAACTACGCCAACGAGCTCAAGAGCATGACCCACGGCGCGGGGTCGTACATGATGGACTACAGCCACGACGAGCGGACGCCGCCCAACGTGCAGGCCGAGGTCGTCGCCGCCTACAACCCCCACGGCGATGAGGACTAG
- a CDS encoding S8 family serine peptidase — protein sequence MPIRTTIAAASLLACTAAHADEVEQMADVLIEFATTPTPADIALVESVGGRVITAWTVAPGLHAEIPFGSDVDLFTLSDRVVGIELNATGEWHTEYDATWGVSRINGEAVHAAGQKGTGVGVAVLDSGLRATHEDIAANFVFGYDFEIDSPDFSDPFSHGTHTSGTVGAALNGTGVVGAAPEADLYMLKIGTFFPSTSGTINALQYVLDNDIPVTTNSYGLGGGSRLVEDAFQATWDNGTIHFASSGNGGGGSVSIPARYDTVIAVGATDDRDRRAGFSQGGPDLELVAPGVDVLSTTSNSDSSYDEFSGTSMASPHAAGVAALVIAAGITDENGNGRINDEIRQRLIDTAIDLGATGKDNDFGYGLVNAEAAIGLDPVCTADLNGDGVLDIFDFLAFQNLFDAGDPAADFNGDGVLNIFDFLEFQNFFVAGCP from the coding sequence ATGCCGATCCGGACGACCATCGCCGCGGCGAGCCTGCTCGCCTGCACCGCCGCCCACGCCGACGAAGTCGAGCAGATGGCCGACGTGCTCATCGAGTTCGCCACCACGCCCACGCCGGCCGACATCGCCCTGGTCGAGTCCGTCGGCGGCCGCGTCATCACCGCCTGGACCGTCGCGCCCGGCCTGCACGCCGAGATCCCCTTCGGCAGCGACGTGGACCTGTTCACCCTGAGCGACCGCGTCGTCGGCATCGAGCTCAACGCGACGGGCGAGTGGCACACCGAGTACGACGCGACCTGGGGCGTCAGCCGCATCAACGGCGAGGCCGTCCACGCCGCGGGCCAGAAGGGCACCGGCGTCGGCGTGGCCGTGCTCGATTCGGGCCTGCGGGCGACGCACGAGGACATCGCGGCCAACTTCGTCTTCGGCTACGACTTCGAGATCGACAGCCCCGACTTCTCCGACCCCTTCAGCCACGGCACGCACACCAGCGGCACGGTGGGCGCGGCCCTGAACGGCACGGGCGTGGTCGGCGCCGCCCCCGAGGCCGACCTGTACATGCTCAAGATCGGCACCTTCTTCCCCAGCACCAGCGGCACCATCAACGCCCTGCAGTACGTGCTGGACAACGACATCCCCGTGACCACGAACAGCTACGGGCTGGGCGGCGGCTCGCGGCTCGTCGAGGACGCCTTCCAGGCCACCTGGGACAACGGCACGATCCACTTCGCCTCGTCGGGCAACGGCGGCGGCGGCAGCGTGTCGATCCCCGCCCGCTACGACACGGTCATCGCCGTCGGCGCCACCGACGACCGCGATCGCCGCGCCGGCTTCTCGCAGGGCGGCCCCGATCTCGAGCTGGTCGCCCCGGGCGTCGACGTGCTGTCGACCACCTCCAACTCCGATAGCAGCTACGACGAGTTCAGCGGCACCTCCATGGCCTCGCCCCACGCCGCGGGCGTGGCGGCCCTCGTCATCGCCGCGGGCATCACCGACGAGAACGGCAACGGCCGCATCAACGACGAGATCCGCCAGCGGCTGATCGACACCGCCATCGACCTGGGCGCCACCGGCAAGGACAACGACTTCGGCTACGGGCTGGTCAACGCCGAGGCGGCCATCGGCCTCGACCCCGTCTGCACCGCCGACCTCAACGGCGACGGCGTGCTGGACATCTTCGACTTCCTGGCCTTCCAGAACCTCTTCGACGCGGGCGATCCCGCCGCCGACTTCAACGGCGACGGCGTGCTCAACATCTTCGACTTCCTGGAGTTCCAGAACTTCTTCGTTGCCGGCTGCCCCTAG
- the gltX gene encoding glutamate--tRNA ligase produces MTDTNHSGAPGVVTRFAPSPTGHLHVGGARTALFCWAYARGRGGRFVLRVEDTDQKRSSEAATRGILEDLAWLGITWNEGPEFDGAGGDPRSVGPFFQAERIDEYNMALATLLESGRAYTAFETAEELDAKRRAARDAGETYRYDRAALDIPEAERISRMHNEPHVVRFLAPDHDVVVDDEVLGEVRFAAGELDDFVIRKADGFPTYHFAVVVDDQAMGVTHVLRGQEHLQNTPRHVALQRALGYRTPVYAHLPLIFNPDNSKMSKRDKDKALRAHCKAEGIDAAPTGTIGDDAFRAWQKDKKSQLETGDLRAIADATGFTPPEIDVEDFRRSGYLPGVLCNYLALLGWNPGAKNEDGTDLERFGMGYLAQAFDLPRIGKSASKFDREKLLAFNADTIQNGMGDAEFADAWRTWLERYDAATLEQLGDRLALAAAAARPRTRIFREAAGVVRFALVDGDALEYDERAVTKVLLKNDGEGLAALRELAGVLGKVEPFEADAIETAIKQWCEAKGLGMGKAAQPLRIAVTGGTVSPGLGQTLALVGREGVVTRIERCVAANTLPAS; encoded by the coding sequence ATGACCGACACCAACCACTCCGGGGCCCCGGGCGTCGTCACGCGGTTCGCGCCGTCGCCCACGGGCCACCTGCACGTCGGCGGCGCCCGCACCGCGCTGTTCTGCTGGGCCTACGCCCGCGGCCGCGGCGGCCGATTCGTCCTCCGCGTCGAGGATACCGACCAGAAGCGGTCGAGCGAGGCCGCGACGCGGGGCATCCTCGAGGACCTCGCGTGGCTGGGCATCACGTGGAACGAGGGACCCGAGTTCGATGGCGCCGGCGGCGATCCGCGGAGCGTCGGCCCCTTCTTCCAGGCCGAGCGGATCGACGAGTACAACATGGCGCTCGCGACGCTGCTCGAGAGCGGCCGCGCCTACACGGCCTTCGAGACGGCCGAGGAGCTGGACGCCAAGCGCCGTGCCGCCCGGGACGCGGGCGAGACCTACCGCTACGACCGCGCGGCGCTCGACATCCCCGAGGCCGAGCGCATCAGCCGGATGCACAACGAGCCGCACGTGGTCCGCTTCCTCGCCCCCGATCACGACGTCGTCGTCGACGATGAGGTCCTGGGCGAGGTCCGCTTCGCCGCGGGCGAGCTGGACGACTTCGTGATCCGAAAGGCCGACGGCTTCCCGACCTACCACTTCGCGGTCGTTGTCGACGACCAGGCGATGGGCGTCACGCACGTGCTGCGGGGGCAGGAGCACCTGCAGAACACGCCGCGGCACGTCGCGCTGCAGCGGGCGCTGGGCTACCGCACGCCGGTGTACGCGCACCTGCCGCTGATCTTCAATCCAGACAACTCCAAGATGAGCAAGCGGGACAAGGACAAGGCGCTGCGCGCGCATTGCAAGGCCGAGGGCATCGATGCCGCGCCAACGGGGACTATCGGCGACGATGCGTTCCGGGCGTGGCAGAAGGACAAGAAGTCGCAGCTAGAGACCGGCGACCTGCGCGCAATCGCGGACGCCACCGGCTTCACGCCGCCCGAGATCGATGTCGAGGACTTCCGCCGCAGCGGATACTTGCCCGGAGTGCTGTGCAACTACCTGGCGCTGCTGGGCTGGAACCCGGGCGCCAAGAACGAGGACGGCACGGATCTCGAACGCTTCGGCATGGGCTATCTGGCTCAGGCCTTCGACCTGCCGCGCATCGGCAAGAGCGCCAGCAAGTTCGACCGCGAGAAGCTGTTGGCCTTCAACGCCGACACGATCCAGAACGGCATGGGCGATGCCGAGTTCGCCGACGCCTGGCGGACCTGGCTCGAGCGCTACGACGCGGCAACCCTGGAGCAGCTGGGTGATCGCCTCGCCCTCGCCGCCGCGGCGGCGAGGCCCCGCACGCGGATCTTCCGCGAGGCGGCCGGCGTCGTGCGGTTTGCGCTCGTCGACGGCGATGCGCTGGAGTACGACGAGAGGGCCGTCACCAAGGTGCTGCTCAAGAACGACGGCGAGGGGCTGGCGGCGCTCCGCGAACTCGCCGGTGTCCTGGGCAAAGTCGAGCCCTTCGAGGCGGACGCGATCGAGACGGCCATCAAGCAATGGTGCGAGGCGAAGGGCCTGGGCATGGGCAAGGCGGCCCAGCCGCTGCGGATCGCGGTCACGGGCGGCACGGTGAGCCCGGGGCTGGGGCAGACGCTCGCGCTGGTGGGCCGCGAGGGCGTGGTGACGCGGATCGAGCGGTGCGTGGCGGCGAATACGCTGCCGGCTAGCTGA
- the cysC gene encoding adenylyl-sulfate kinase translates to MTQAKATNIHWHEGDLSRDERWGNLKCKGATVWFTGLSGSGKSTIASALEQVLVQQGTAAYRLDGDNVRHGLNKNLGFSAEDRAENIRRIGEVAKLFADAGVLALTSFISPYRSDRDLCRQMHDDAGLPFFEVFVDTPLDVCEERDPKGLYKKARAGEIKGFTGIDDPYEAPPSAELVLKTAEHDVEACVRQALEFLEGRGLVS, encoded by the coding sequence ATGACCCAGGCCAAGGCCACCAACATCCACTGGCACGAGGGCGATCTGAGCCGCGACGAGCGGTGGGGCAACCTCAAGTGCAAGGGGGCCACCGTCTGGTTCACCGGGCTCAGCGGCTCGGGCAAGAGCACCATCGCCAGCGCCCTCGAGCAGGTCCTCGTGCAGCAGGGCACCGCGGCCTACCGCCTCGACGGCGACAACGTCCGCCACGGCCTGAACAAGAACCTGGGCTTCTCCGCCGAGGACCGGGCCGAGAACATCCGCCGCATCGGCGAGGTCGCCAAGCTCTTCGCCGACGCCGGCGTGCTGGCGCTCACCAGCTTCATCAGCCCCTACCGCAGCGACCGCGACCTCTGCCGCCAGATGCACGACGACGCGGGCCTGCCCTTCTTCGAGGTCTTCGTCGACACGCCGCTGGATGTCTGCGAAGAGCGCGACCCCAAGGGCCTCTACAAGAAGGCCCGCGCCGGCGAGATCAAGGGCTTCACCGGCATCGACGATCCCTACGAGGCCCCGCCCAGTGCCGAACTGGTCCTCAAGACCGCCGAGCACGACGTCGAGGCCTGCGTGCGGCAGGCGCTGGAGTTCCTCGAGGGCCGGGGGTTGGTCAGCTAG
- a CDS encoding glycosyltransferase — MPAEGSPIRVRIQQPGLPGYRVPVFRELASRPGLSVEVLYSGTSKVPNVDAEGFAASPVRRRALLGWPREVRWEDAQLRAVDPAHADVAILEFNAGVASLVPALLRARRAGVGTVLWGHGYSLRETAVALRLRTMLAGLADALLFYNDRGRDLFAGRGVAPEKLHVAQNAMDQRSIQDQRQEWLGQPDRLAAFRREHGLDAGPVVLFVSRLVEQNRVDLLLRAAALLHAEIPTLTVAIVGDGPEAPKLRSLAEELGLADRVRMPGAVYGEPSIAPWFLSADVFCYPEYMGLSILHAMGYGVPVVTSGDPRVHGPEIEALRHGENGLAVDAASADSIADALREILADDQRRRRMGEAARATATTAYAVERMVDGMEAAVRFAARRAESRRRP; from the coding sequence GTGCCTGCCGAGGGAAGCCCGATCCGCGTGCGCATCCAGCAGCCGGGGCTGCCCGGGTATCGCGTGCCGGTGTTCCGCGAGCTGGCGAGCCGGCCGGGCCTGTCGGTCGAGGTGCTCTACTCCGGCACGAGCAAGGTGCCCAACGTGGACGCCGAGGGCTTCGCGGCCTCCCCGGTGCGGCGCCGCGCGCTGCTGGGCTGGCCCCGAGAAGTCCGTTGGGAGGACGCCCAGCTGCGGGCCGTGGATCCGGCGCACGCGGACGTGGCGATCCTGGAATTCAACGCGGGTGTTGCGAGCCTCGTGCCCGCGCTGCTGCGGGCGCGTCGCGCGGGCGTTGGCACGGTGCTCTGGGGGCACGGCTATTCGCTGCGGGAGACGGCCGTCGCGCTCCGGCTCCGCACGATGCTCGCGGGCCTGGCCGATGCACTGCTCTTCTACAACGACCGCGGACGCGACCTGTTCGCCGGCCGGGGCGTCGCGCCCGAGAAGCTGCACGTTGCACAGAACGCGATGGACCAGCGGTCGATCCAGGACCAACGCCAGGAGTGGCTCGGCCAGCCCGATCGGCTCGCCGCCTTCCGTCGGGAGCACGGCCTCGACGCCGGGCCCGTGGTGCTCTTCGTGTCGCGCCTCGTCGAGCAGAATCGCGTCGACCTCCTGCTGCGAGCCGCGGCGCTGCTGCACGCCGAGATTCCGACGCTCACCGTGGCGATCGTGGGCGATGGCCCCGAGGCTCCGAAGCTGCGGTCGCTCGCGGAGGAGCTCGGCTTGGCCGATCGCGTCCGCATGCCCGGCGCGGTGTACGGCGAGCCGAGCATCGCGCCGTGGTTCCTCTCTGCCGACGTGTTCTGCTATCCCGAGTACATGGGCCTGAGCATCCTGCACGCGATGGGCTACGGCGTGCCCGTGGTCACGAGCGGCGACCCGCGGGTGCATGGCCCCGAGATCGAGGCGCTGCGCCACGGCGAGAACGGGCTCGCGGTCGATGCCGCGTCGGCGGACTCGATCGCCGACGCGTTGCGCGAGATCCTGGCGGACGACCAACGCCGGCGGCGTATGGGCGAGGCCGCCCGCGCGACGGCGACTACGGCCTACGCCGTGGAGCGGATGGTCGACGGGATGGAGGCGGCGGTCCGGTTCGCGGCGCGGCGGGCCGAATCCCGTCGCCGCCCCTGA
- the sat gene encoding sulfate adenylyltransferase, with amino-acid sequence MRGLIQPHGGTLVDRVATGARRDELIQEASGLPRIELSAKQSCDVEMIGMGAFSPLTGFMGSADFDGVVGGMRLASGVRWPIPITLSVDGAGAPKAGDRVALHAPNGALQAVMTIEEVYPHDREREAIIFFNQAGDDDGEHPGAQAVKAEGDTCLAGPIEVVTLCVDPDGPEAFLEHRLTPAQTRTAFEAKGWSTVSAFQTRNPIHRAHEYLCKCAQEITDGILIHPLVGETKPGDIPAAVRMECYTTLIDNYFNKERTMLTVMPAAMRYAGPREAVLHAIVRQNYGCSHFIVGRDHAGVGSYYGTYDAQNIFDELEAGDLLIEPLKFEHAAWSHKAQGMVSGKTFPKIEGDQVFLSGTKVRGMLQEGQRPPAEFTRPEVADVLIAWATSG; translated from the coding sequence ATGCGAGGGTTGATCCAGCCGCACGGCGGCACGCTTGTGGACCGGGTCGCAACCGGGGCCCGCCGAGACGAGCTCATCCAGGAGGCCTCGGGCCTGCCGCGGATCGAGCTGTCGGCCAAGCAGTCCTGCGACGTCGAGATGATCGGCATGGGCGCCTTCAGCCCGCTCACGGGCTTCATGGGGTCGGCCGACTTCGACGGCGTCGTGGGCGGCATGCGGCTGGCCAGCGGTGTGCGGTGGCCCATCCCCATCACGCTGAGCGTGGACGGCGCGGGTGCGCCCAAGGCGGGCGATCGCGTCGCGCTGCACGCGCCCAACGGCGCGCTGCAGGCGGTGATGACGATCGAGGAGGTCTACCCCCACGACCGCGAGCGGGAGGCGATCATCTTCTTCAACCAGGCGGGCGACGACGACGGGGAGCACCCCGGCGCCCAGGCGGTCAAGGCCGAGGGCGACACCTGCCTAGCCGGCCCGATCGAGGTGGTGACGCTGTGCGTCGACCCCGATGGGCCGGAGGCCTTCCTGGAGCACCGGCTGACGCCTGCGCAGACCCGCACGGCCTTCGAGGCCAAGGGCTGGTCGACGGTCAGCGCCTTCCAGACGCGCAACCCGATCCACCGCGCCCACGAATACCTGTGCAAGTGTGCCCAGGAGATCACCGACGGGATTCTGATCCACCCGCTCGTCGGCGAGACCAAGCCGGGTGATATCCCCGCGGCCGTGCGCATGGAGTGCTACACGACGCTCATCGACAACTACTTCAACAAGGAGCGCACGATGCTGACGGTGATGCCGGCGGCGATGCGCTACGCCGGCCCGCGGGAGGCCGTCCTACACGCCATCGTGCGGCAGAACTACGGCTGCTCGCACTTCATCGTGGGCCGCGACCACGCGGGCGTGGGCAGCTACTACGGCACCTACGACGCGCAGAACATCTTCGATGAGTTGGAGGCGGGCGACCTGCTGATCGAGCCGCTGAAGTTCGAGCACGCCGCCTGGAGCCACAAGGCCCAGGGCATGGTCAGCGGCAAGACCTTCCCCAAGATCGAGGGCGACCAGGTCTTCCTGAGCGGCACCAAGGTCCGCGGCATGCTGCAGGAGGGCCAGCGGCCGCCCGCGGAGTTCACGCGGCCGGAGGTGGCCGACGTGCTCATCGCGTGGGCGACGAGCGGCTAG
- a CDS encoding response regulator, translating into MSSHTILIADDDRLFLEAVRARLEAEGFEVIAVQDAYQALEQARTRQPDVLVLDINMPAGNGFSVQQRADKIEEIAGIPVVYVTGASAEAVDSQAIEKGAFAVVHKPFETAELLDAIRGALGYWTDGRVAA; encoded by the coding sequence ATGAGCAGCCACACCATTCTGATCGCCGACGATGATCGCCTCTTCCTGGAGGCCGTCCGGGCCCGCCTCGAGGCCGAAGGCTTCGAGGTCATCGCCGTGCAGGACGCCTACCAGGCGCTCGAGCAGGCGCGGACCCGCCAGCCCGACGTGCTGGTGCTGGACATCAACATGCCCGCGGGCAACGGGTTTAGCGTGCAGCAGCGGGCCGACAAGATCGAGGAGATCGCCGGCATCCCCGTGGTGTACGTCACCGGCGCCAGCGCCGAGGCGGTCGACTCGCAGGCCATCGAGAAGGGCGCCTTTGCGGTGGTCCACAAGCCCTTCGAGACCGCGGAGCTGCTGGACGCCATCCGCGGGGCCCTGGGCTACTGGACCGACGGCCGCGTTGCGGCCTAG
- a CDS encoding response regulator — protein sequence MPDPACTVLVVDDDPGLIAAIRTRLEARGIACVTASTGAQGIAAFRSSDVDLVITDLSMPMGDGVALADAVRAESSVPIFVLTGRTHDYRRTLRGIRDATVLQKPIAGEALVALVLHALGRPNGSSAFGSSRELASVLEGESP from the coding sequence ATGCCTGACCCCGCATGCACCGTGCTCGTCGTCGATGACGATCCGGGCCTCATCGCGGCCATCCGCACGCGGCTCGAGGCCCGCGGCATCGCCTGCGTGACGGCATCCACCGGCGCGCAGGGCATCGCCGCCTTCCGCTCGAGCGACGTCGACCTCGTGATAACCGACCTGTCGATGCCCATGGGCGACGGCGTCGCGCTCGCCGACGCGGTGCGCGCCGAATCGAGCGTGCCGATCTTCGTGCTCACCGGCCGCACGCACGACTATCGCCGCACGCTGCGGGGCATCCGGGACGCCACCGTGCTCCAGAAGCCCATCGCGGGCGAGGCCCTCGTAGCCCTAGTGCTGCATGCGCTAGGACGGCCCAACGGATCGAGTGCATTTGGATCGAGTCGGGAGCTGGCCAGCGTGCTGGAAGGAGAGTCGCCATGA
- a CDS encoding response regulator has product MPRSVLIVDDEPAITVALMTRLQAHGYEVNHALNGLAGVEAAALHLPDAIVMDIRMPDISGFDAFERIRRLPQLERTPIVFLSAHAQESARRQAMEIGAAGFLTKPYEAADVIAALESAMADQPEIHGEVGHA; this is encoded by the coding sequence ATGCCTAGGTCCGTGCTGATCGTTGACGACGAGCCCGCCATCACGGTGGCGCTCATGACCCGCCTCCAGGCCCACGGCTACGAGGTAAACCACGCGCTCAACGGTCTGGCGGGCGTCGAGGCCGCCGCGCTGCACCTGCCCGACGCCATCGTCATGGACATCCGCATGCCCGACATCTCGGGCTTCGATGCCTTCGAGCGGATCCGCCGGCTGCCCCAGCTCGAGCGCACGCCCATCGTCTTCCTGTCGGCCCACGCCCAGGAGTCCGCGCGGCGGCAGGCGATGGAGATCGGGGCCGCGGGCTTCCTCACCAAGCCCTACGAGGCGGCCGACGTCATCGCCGCGCTCGAGAGCGCCATGGCCGACCAGCCCGAGATCCATGGCGAGGTCGGCCATGCCTGA
- a CDS encoding HAMP domain-containing sensor histidine kinase, protein MIVVTSSGNEDIAARVFRLGAADYIRKDTAFGDEANFRRALLESLRRYDLEHTTRELTRRLKQANNDLTTKGERLAAMSETAHRFVEDVAHEFRTPLAVIQEFASIMGDGIGGEISPKHGEFLGFIVDATRDLTQLVDDFLDGGKLRAGTLRVARQPIGVDALLDSAWPMLESRARGITLERHLAADVRDAFGDPDKARRTLINLVINAIKFSGAGTEVAVSVRRDGDDAIRIAVEDQGPGMTEEQQTQLFERFRQADAMETFGSKGFGLGLSIVKELVDINLGAVDVRSRLGEGSTFSFTLPTPQPRSVLGHYLRWLAREQRHEQVAALRVQRDEPAGDRDALFAFLATESRAHDLQLPDPAGDGVILLGPAQDPAGWRTRLLALDRARPQAGPGQPPGAMRCEHLGRWDLASAEPPLLAIVTRTQEAVHA, encoded by the coding sequence GTGATCGTCGTCACCTCGTCGGGCAACGAGGATATAGCCGCCCGCGTGTTCCGCCTGGGTGCCGCGGACTACATCCGCAAGGACACGGCGTTCGGCGATGAGGCCAACTTCCGCCGGGCGCTGCTCGAATCGCTGCGCCGCTACGACCTCGAGCACACCACCCGGGAGCTCACGCGGCGGCTCAAGCAGGCCAACAACGATCTGACGACCAAGGGCGAACGGCTCGCGGCCATGTCCGAGACGGCGCACCGCTTCGTCGAGGACGTCGCCCACGAGTTCCGCACGCCGCTGGCGGTCATCCAGGAATTCGCCTCCATCATGGGTGATGGCATCGGCGGCGAGATCAGCCCCAAGCACGGCGAGTTCCTCGGCTTCATCGTCGATGCCACACGTGATCTCACCCAGCTGGTCGACGACTTCCTGGACGGCGGCAAGCTGCGGGCCGGCACGCTCCGCGTCGCCCGGCAGCCGATCGGCGTCGACGCGCTGCTGGATTCCGCCTGGCCCATGCTCGAATCCCGGGCCCGCGGCATCACGCTCGAGCGGCATCTGGCGGCAGATGTCCGCGATGCCTTCGGCGACCCGGACAAGGCCCGCCGCACGCTGATCAACCTGGTCATCAACGCCATCAAGTTCTCGGGCGCGGGCACGGAGGTGGCCGTGTCGGTCCGGCGCGACGGCGACGATGCGATCCGCATCGCCGTCGAGGACCAGGGCCCGGGCATGACCGAGGAGCAGCAGACGCAGCTCTTCGAGCGGTTCCGGCAGGCCGACGCCATGGAGACCTTCGGCAGCAAGGGCTTCGGCCTCGGGCTGAGCATCGTGAAGGAGCTGGTGGACATCAACCTCGGGGCGGTGGACGTGCGGAGCCGGCTGGGCGAGGGCAGCACCTTCTCCTTCACGCTGCCCACGCCGCAGCCACGGAGCGTGCTCGGGCACTACCTGCGGTGGCTCGCCCGCGAGCAGCGGCACGAGCAGGTCGCGGCCCTCCGCGTGCAGCGGGACGAGCCCGCGGGCGACCGCGACGCGCTCTTCGCGTTCCTCGCGACCGAATCCCGGGCCCACGACCTGCAACTGCCCGATCCCGCGGGCGACGGCGTCATCCTGCTGGGCCCCGCCCAGGACCCCGCCGGCTGGCGGACCCGCCTGCTGGCGCTCGATCGCGCTCGGCCGCAGGCCGGCCCCGGGCAGCCCCCGGGCGCGATGCGGTGCGAGCACCTGGGACGGTGGGACCTGGCCAGCGCCGAGCCGCCGCTTCTTGCCATCGTGACCCGAACCCAGGAGGCCGTTCATGCCTAG